The Musa acuminata AAA Group cultivar baxijiao chromosome BXJ2-2, Cavendish_Baxijiao_AAA, whole genome shotgun sequence genome has a segment encoding these proteins:
- the LOC135582158 gene encoding uncharacterized protein LOC135582158 isoform X1 — protein MAEFAPNLDDGEMWLPSEIIADLGLRRLHHSNAAAAARVRSAYHHTFDVEGLASQLAALSPLDRVQRLPAAKLPPVLSPHYEGLKPVGPAARFELEERELGTGLGRPVYGMGFGACSRPGVTRPGPTQIAQAQACGPETVCVSSLLSFFFFVRSVLEMPCKTLWLKGSGFHGRSGGGIWSGSAAATAADPEPARHCSTGWSRKRKRRRDRCVPPAGDQQQRSEEEASQRDGRRATEAAANDKHGDVEAGEAISADLRDAPSPGMDLLRPRNLPPPSSTGGRCCSGGRTGNRWNYNKSSRTMLLMLRSSLCLSLSLSLSLSLSPSLSHVACPRLALG, from the exons ATGGCAGAGTTTGCGCCGAACCTGGACGACGGCGAGATGTGGCTGCCGTCGGAGATAATCGCCGACCTCGGCCTCCGCCGCTTGCACCATTccaacgccgccgccgccgcccgagTCCGCAGCGCATACCACCACACCTTCGACGTCGAGGGCCTCGCGAGCCAGCTCGCGGCACTTAGCCCGCTCGACCGCGTCCAGCGCCTCCCCGCCGCTAAGCTGCCGCCCGTTCTCTCGCCTCATTACGAG GGGttgaagcctgtcggaccggcgGCCCGGTTCGAACTGGAGGAAAGGGAGTTGGGGACCGGGTTGGGCCGCCCCGTCTATGGCATGGGGTTCGGAGCCTGTTCCCGGCCGGGGGTGACCCGGCCTGGCCCGACGCAGATAGCTCAGGCGCAGGCATGTGGACCGGAAACGGTTTgcgtctcttctcttctctccttcttcttcttcgttcggTCTGTCCTTGAGATGCCATGCAAAACTCTGTGGCTTAAGGGCTCTGGGTTTCATGGACGATCAGGTGGAGGCATTTGGTCGGGCTCCGCAGCGGCCACTGCGGCCGATCCAGAGCCGGCTCGGCACTGTTCGACCGGCTGGTCAAGGAAGAGAAAGCGGAGGAGGGACCGGTGTGTTCCTCCCGCGGGTGATCAACAACAACGAAGCGAGGAAGAAGCATCACA ACGCGACGGGAGGAGAGCAACAGAAGCAGCAGCCAACGATAAGCACGGCGATGTGGAAGCTGGAGAGGCCATTTCAGCCGACCTCCGAGATGCGCCTTCCCCAGGAATGGACTTACTGAGACCAAGGAACCTCCCACCTCCTTCCTCCACCGGAGGACGTTGTTGCAGTGGTGGTAGAACTGGAAACAGATGGAACTACAATAAAAGTTCGAGGACGATGTTACTGATGCTCCGttcttctctctgtctctctctctctctctctctctctctctctctctctccctccctctctcatgTTGCGTGTCCTCGTTTAGCTTTAGGAtaa
- the LOC135582158 gene encoding uncharacterized protein LOC135582158 isoform X2, translating into MAEFAPNLDDGEMWLPSEIIADLGLRRLHHSNAAAAARVRSAYHHTFDVEGLASQLAALSPLDRVQRLPAAKLPPVLSPHYEGLKPVGPAARFELEERELGTGLGRPVYGMGFGACSRPGVTRPGPTQIAQAQACGPETVEAFGRAPQRPLRPIQSRLGTVRPAGQGRESGGGTGVFLPRVINNNEARKKHHNATGGEQQKQQPTISTAMWKLERPFQPTSEMRLPQEWTY; encoded by the exons ATGGCAGAGTTTGCGCCGAACCTGGACGACGGCGAGATGTGGCTGCCGTCGGAGATAATCGCCGACCTCGGCCTCCGCCGCTTGCACCATTccaacgccgccgccgccgcccgagTCCGCAGCGCATACCACCACACCTTCGACGTCGAGGGCCTCGCGAGCCAGCTCGCGGCACTTAGCCCGCTCGACCGCGTCCAGCGCCTCCCCGCCGCTAAGCTGCCGCCCGTTCTCTCGCCTCATTACGAG GGGttgaagcctgtcggaccggcgGCCCGGTTCGAACTGGAGGAAAGGGAGTTGGGGACCGGGTTGGGCCGCCCCGTCTATGGCATGGGGTTCGGAGCCTGTTCCCGGCCGGGGGTGACCCGGCCTGGCCCGACGCAGATAGCTCAGGCGCAGGCATGTGGACCGGAAACG GTGGAGGCATTTGGTCGGGCTCCGCAGCGGCCACTGCGGCCGATCCAGAGCCGGCTCGGCACTGTTCGACCGGCTGGTCAAGGAAGAGAAAGCGGAGGAGGGACCGGTGTGTTCCTCCCGCGGGTGATCAACAACAACGAAGCGAGGAAGAAGCATCACA ACGCGACGGGAGGAGAGCAACAGAAGCAGCAGCCAACGATAAGCACGGCGATGTGGAAGCTGGAGAGGCCATTTCAGCCGACCTCCGAGATGCGCCTTCCCCAGGAATGGACTTACTGA